One window from the genome of Nicotiana tomentosiformis chromosome 5, ASM39032v3, whole genome shotgun sequence encodes:
- the LOC104085114 gene encoding alternative NAD(P)H-ubiquinone oxidoreductase C1, chloroplastic/mitochondrial, with amino-acid sequence MECALACSASATIALLSCRQIRWGKTRSAKLPKIWSSSWRSGSSKRNRSLHTVALSTTAGFGSTMEAPAAADAPHLNYMWSDNKRPRVCIVGGGFGGLYTALRLESLVWPDDKKPQVVLIDQSERFIFKPLLYELLSGEVETWEIAPQFSDLLANTDVRFLKDRVKCLYPCDHLGTNAPTAGTVHLESGLLIEYDWLVLAIGAEAKLDIVPGAADYALPFYTLEDALRVDKKLRELERENFGKDSAIRVAVVGCGYGGVELAATISERLQEKGIVQAINVEKTVLPNAPAGNREAALKVLLSRKVQLLLGYFVRCIKQGVEYQTSDTESKSTDSAADHSESVILELQPAERGLEGQIITADIVLWTIGSKPLLPELEPSDKPYNIPLNVRGQAETDETLRVKGHPRIFAVGDSSALRDENGKVLPATAQVAFQQADFAGWNLWAAINDRPLLPFRYQNLGEMMTLGRCDAAVSPSFTDGLTLEGFVGHTARKIAYLIRLPTDKHRVKVGISWLLKSTVDSVATVQTMLAKAQSGS; translated from the coding sequence ATGGAGTGCGCTCTTGCATGTTCTGCTTCAGCAACAATTGCACTACTCAGCTGCCGCCAAATACGATGGGGAAAGACACGTTCAGCTAAGTTACCCAAGATTTGGAGCAGTTCGTGGCGTTCTGGTAGCTCAAAGAGGAATAGGTCACTACACACTGTTGCCTTGAGTACCACCGCAGGATTCGGAAGCACCATGGAAGCTCCTGCTGCAGCCGATGCTCCACATCTTAATTATATGTGGTCTGATAACAAGAGGCCAAGGGTCTGCATAGTAGGTGGTGGATTTGGTGGTCTTTATACAGCACTGAGGTTAGAATCACTTGTTTGGCCTGATGACAAGAAACCACAGGTAGTCCTCATAGACCAGTCAGAACGTTTCATTTTTAAGCCATTGTTGTATGAACTTCTCTCTGGAGAAGTTGAGACATGGGAAATTGCTCCACAGTTCTCGGACTTGCTTGCCAATACCGACGTGCGGTTCCTCAAAGACAGGGTAAAATGCCTATATCCATGTGACCATTTAGGAACTAATGCACCTACAGCAGGGACTGTTCATCTCGAAAGCGGTCTCCTAATAGAATATGACTGGTTGGTCCTTGCTATAGGAGCTGAGGCCAAACTTGATATCGTACCAGGTGCTGCAGATTATGCCTTGCCATTTTATACCCTAGAGGATGCTCTTAGGGTTGATAAAAAGCTAAGGGAATTAGAGCGCGAGAACTTTGGTAAGGACTCTGCAATACGAGTAGCGGTGGTTGGATGTGGTTATGGCGGAGTGGAATTAGCTGCCACGATATCAGAAAGGTTGCAAGAAAAGGGAATTGTACAAGCAATTAATGTTGAAAAGACAGTCTTACCAAATGCTCCGGCAGGAAATAGGGAAGCAGCACTAAAAGTACTTTTGTCCAGGAAAGTTCAACTTCTACTTGGTTATTTTGTCCGGTGCATAAAACAAGGAGTCGAGTATCAGACCTCTGATACTGAATCTAAAAGTACGGACTCAGCAGCTGATCATTCTGAGAGTGTAATACTTGAATTGCAGCCTGCTGAAAGGGGCTTAGAGGGTCAGATCATAACTGCAGATATAGTTTTATGGACTATTGGATCTAAGCCACTACTTCCTGAGTTGGAACCTAGTGATAAACCTTACAACATTCCTCTGAATGTTAGGGGACAAGCAGAAACTGATGAAACTCTCCGTGTCAAGGGTCATCCTCGTATATTTGCTGTTGGTGACTCTTCTGCGTTAAGGGACGAAAATGGGAAGGTGCTACCGGCTACTGCACAAGTTGCTTTCCAGCAAGCAGATTTTGCTGGTTGGAATTTGTGGGCCGCAATTAATGACCGTCCACTGTTGCCTTTTAGATATCAAAATTTAGGTGAGATGATGACCCTTGGCAGGTGTGATGCTGCTGTTTCACCAAGTTTCACTGATGGGCTGACCTTGGAAGGTTTTGTTGGTCATACTGCAAGAAAAATAGCTTATTTGATCAGATTACCAACAGATAAGCACCGAGTGAAAGTAGGAATCAGTTGGTTACTGAAGTCCACGGTGGATTCTGTTGCAACAGTACAGACAATGCTCGCTAAAGCTCAATCAGGATCTTAG